Proteins encoded together in one Olsenella timonensis window:
- a CDS encoding DUF188 domain-containing protein, whose amino-acid sequence MAHSRTLYIDADACPVTREALACARRARVPVVIVGNTTQNLERHVRRDDPRDAAHARGGDATHSGFWVDVLDVSVGADSADFAIVERLQPDDVVVTQDIGLASMVLGRGAAAIGVRGRVYSRATIDMDLFIRHEEKKVRRAGGRTRGPAAFTDEDRERFSHNLAGLLR is encoded by the coding sequence GTGGCCCACAGTCGTACCCTCTACATTGACGCCGACGCGTGCCCGGTCACGCGCGAGGCCCTCGCCTGCGCGCGACGGGCGCGGGTGCCGGTGGTCATTGTGGGAAACACCACGCAGAACCTCGAGCGCCACGTCCGGCGCGACGACCCGCGCGACGCCGCACACGCCCGCGGCGGTGACGCGACGCACTCCGGGTTCTGGGTGGACGTGCTCGACGTCTCCGTTGGCGCCGACAGCGCGGACTTTGCCATCGTGGAGCGCCTGCAACCGGACGACGTGGTGGTCACGCAGGACATCGGCCTCGCGAGCATGGTGCTGGGGCGCGGCGCGGCGGCCATAGGCGTGCGCGGCCGCGTGTACTCGAGGGCGACGATTGACATGGACCTCTTCATCCGTCACGAGGAGAAGAAGGTCCGTCGCGCCGGTGGGCGCACGCGCGGTCCGGCGGCCTTCACGGACGAGGACCGCGAGCGGTTCTCGCACAACCTCGCGGGGCTCTTGCGGTAG
- a CDS encoding DUF3795 domain-containing protein: MRRELGIARCGLACCLCSESEGCDGCDSGSCPDAATCEVRACSAAKGLSHCYECAAPCRRGILAKIKPHAFTEFARRFGEGRLLDCLARNEAAGVVYHREGVVGDYDDIDDLEELIAFIETGRKTKG, from the coding sequence ATGAGACGAGAGCTGGGAATCGCGCGCTGTGGGCTTGCCTGCTGCCTGTGCTCGGAGAGCGAGGGGTGCGACGGCTGCGACTCTGGGTCGTGCCCGGACGCCGCCACCTGCGAGGTGCGGGCGTGCTCCGCAGCAAAGGGGCTCTCCCACTGCTATGAGTGCGCCGCGCCCTGCCGCAGGGGGATTCTCGCCAAAATCAAGCCCCATGCGTTCACCGAGTTCGCTCGGAGGTTCGGCGAGGGACGTCTCCTGGACTGCCTCGCGCGCAACGAGGCGGCCGGCGTCGTCTATCACCGCGAGGGCGTCGTCGGCGACTACGACGACATAGACGACCTCGAGGAGCTGATCGCGTTCATCGAGACCGGGCGCAAGACAAAGGGGTGA
- a CDS encoding GyrI-like domain-containing protein, which produces MAYDFKREFRDLYQPKAHPSLVDVPAMTFAAVAGTGDPNEEGGAYGHALELLYAFSYAVKMSKKGNWQPEGYFDYVVPPLEGLWWGGEGAFDGASIGDKSALSWVSLIRQPDFVTPDVFSRVCETVAEKRPALAGALASGGLRLVCFAEGPCAQVMHVGPYDDEPATIAALSSFIAEKDLVTDIAEGGESPEGHPATRAFDPEALLVALCADGAVPPIRLHHEIYLGDPRRTSPERLRTVIRHPVRER; this is translated from the coding sequence ATGGCGTACGACTTCAAGCGCGAGTTCCGTGACCTGTACCAGCCCAAGGCGCATCCCTCGCTCGTGGACGTTCCGGCGATGACCTTCGCCGCCGTCGCGGGAACGGGCGACCCAAACGAGGAGGGCGGTGCGTACGGGCATGCGCTGGAGCTGCTCTACGCGTTCTCCTACGCCGTGAAGATGTCCAAGAAGGGCAACTGGCAGCCCGAGGGCTACTTCGACTACGTGGTGCCGCCGCTTGAGGGGCTGTGGTGGGGCGGCGAGGGCGCCTTCGACGGGGCGTCTATCGGCGACAAGAGCGCCCTCTCGTGGGTCTCGCTCATCCGCCAGCCCGACTTCGTGACGCCAGACGTGTTCTCGCGGGTCTGTGAGACGGTTGCCGAGAAGAGGCCCGCGCTCGCCGGGGCGCTCGCGTCCGGTGGCCTGCGTCTCGTTTGCTTTGCCGAGGGCCCCTGCGCACAGGTCATGCACGTCGGTCCCTATGACGACGAGCCTGCCACGATCGCCGCCCTCTCCTCGTTCATTGCCGAGAAGGACCTCGTGACGGACATCGCCGAGGGAGGGGAGTCGCCCGAGGGGCATCCGGCGACGCGAGCCTTTGACCCCGAGGCCCTTCTCGTCGCGCTCTGCGCCGACGGCGCGGTGCCGCCGATCCGCCTCCACCACGAGATCTACCTCGGGGACCCGCGCAGGACCAGCCCGGAGAGGCTCAGGACGGTGATTCGGCACCCGGTGCGGGAGCGGTAG
- a CDS encoding DUF1648 domain-containing protein — MPAELVSQVTGVTMALVTLLAGSLLAVVPWLTRRREAFAVTVPESAQADPRIARMRRVYLVVLLAVSFACAAGTYALSLAADPLVLSALACAPVLAGFLLMLVFRSRVRAIKRDEGWEARGMRAAAVAGAAEKNVPRPLPLTWNLLYPPVILATLAVTVALYPAMPDPVPVHFDAAGVPDNYLAKGWQVIVMPVAVQAFLALSFAAAHWQMLRSRRPFAPENPTASALAYGMFARAQSLTLLVTGLVIVTAIALMPLSFAGVVTPGQSIVALLVICVAAIVPNVGVSLVYGQAGSRLLRRMGAAGELDYDDDASWRLGLFYVNREDPSVVVPRRFGVGWAMNWGNPRSWGLVALFVAAVVAFVVVIELLV, encoded by the coding sequence ATGCCCGCTGAGCTCGTCTCCCAGGTCACGGGCGTCACTATGGCGCTCGTTACCCTGCTCGCCGGATCCTTGCTCGCCGTGGTGCCCTGGCTCACGCGTCGCCGCGAGGCCTTTGCCGTCACGGTTCCCGAGTCCGCCCAGGCGGACCCGCGCATCGCTCGGATGCGGCGCGTCTACCTCGTGGTCCTTCTCGCCGTGTCGTTCGCGTGCGCCGCGGGCACCTACGCGCTCTCGCTCGCCGCCGACCCGCTCGTCCTGTCCGCCCTGGCCTGTGCGCCCGTGCTCGCCGGGTTTCTCCTCATGCTCGTCTTTCGCTCGCGCGTGCGGGCGATCAAGCGTGACGAGGGCTGGGAGGCGCGCGGCATGCGCGCCGCCGCCGTGGCGGGTGCGGCCGAGAAGAACGTGCCCAGGCCGCTCCCCCTCACCTGGAACCTCCTCTACCCGCCCGTCATCCTGGCCACGCTCGCCGTGACCGTGGCACTCTACCCCGCCATGCCGGACCCCGTGCCCGTGCACTTTGACGCCGCCGGTGTACCGGACAACTACCTGGCAAAGGGCTGGCAGGTCATCGTGATGCCGGTGGCGGTGCAGGCGTTTCTCGCTCTCTCCTTTGCGGCGGCGCACTGGCAGATGCTGCGCAGCCGCCGACCGTTCGCACCGGAGAACCCCACGGCGTCCGCGCTCGCCTACGGGATGTTCGCGCGCGCACAGAGCCTGACGCTGCTCGTCACCGGTCTCGTGATCGTGACGGCCATCGCGCTCATGCCGCTCTCGTTTGCCGGCGTGGTGACGCCGGGGCAGTCAATCGTCGCGCTGCTCGTGATCTGCGTGGCGGCCATCGTGCCCAACGTGGGCGTCTCGCTGGTGTACGGCCAGGCGGGCTCGCGCCTCCTGCGCCGCATGGGGGCTGCCGGCGAGCTGGACTATGACGACGACGCAAGCTGGCGCCTGGGCCTCTTCTACGTCAACCGCGAGGACCCCTCCGTCGTGGTGCCCCGGCGCTTTGGCGTGGGCTGGGCCATGAACTGGGGCAACCCTCGCTCATGGGGTCTCGTCGCCCTCTTCGTGGCCGCAGTCGTCGCCTTTGTCGTCGTCATCGAGCTGCTCGTCTGA
- a CDS encoding GntR family transcriptional regulator: MAVTIPLWHALCYSSDRTQFLHAREATTTVITVDKLSETPLYLQLRDSVIAGIASGELRPGDALPSVRSLAEDLGINLHTVNKAYATLRDEGYVIMLGRRGAYVADAPADPAAGMGAADLEAALGKLAVEFKASGGTRDAFVEAAGRAAASLPEEGADHAR; the protein is encoded by the coding sequence TTGGCGGTTACTATACCCCTTTGGCACGCACTCTGCTATAGTTCAGATAGAACACAATTCCTTCACGCACGAGAGGCAACAACCACGGTCATCACGGTCGACAAGCTCTCGGAGACCCCACTCTATCTGCAGCTGCGCGACTCCGTCATCGCCGGCATCGCCTCGGGCGAGCTACGCCCCGGCGACGCCCTGCCCTCCGTTCGCTCGCTCGCCGAGGACCTTGGCATCAACCTGCACACCGTCAACAAGGCCTACGCCACGCTGCGCGACGAGGGCTATGTCATCATGCTCGGCCGACGCGGGGCCTACGTCGCCGACGCGCCCGCCGACCCAGCGGCCGGCATGGGGGCGGCGGACCTCGAGGCCGCGCTCGGGAAGCTCGCGGTGGAGTTCAAGGCGAGCGGCGGCACGCGCGATGCGTTTGTCGAGGCAGCCGGGCGCGCTGCCGCCAGCCTGCCGGAGGAGGGGGCCGACCATGCCCGCTGA
- a CDS encoding ABC transporter ATP-binding protein — MENVLEVRHFRKSYRGKVAVRDLSLSVAPGEICGFIGHNGAGKTTLIRSVVGAQPPTSGEVRVCGIDVWREPVAAKRRMAYVPDNPDVYDFLTGAQYLDLIADVFGVGTEERRRRAGELAGRLELSDALGDPVSAYSHGMRQKLVLVGALLHDPALLVLDEPFVGLDPSASHELKAILRERAEAGGAVFFSSHVLEVVERLCDTVAVIRRGELVASGPTDEVRGSESLEDVFLELVDEKDGGAPSSR, encoded by the coding sequence ATGGAAAACGTGCTCGAGGTGCGTCACTTCCGGAAGTCCTATCGGGGCAAGGTCGCGGTGCGCGACCTCTCGCTCTCGGTGGCCCCCGGGGAGATCTGCGGCTTCATCGGACACAACGGCGCGGGGAAGACCACGCTCATCCGCTCGGTGGTGGGCGCGCAGCCGCCCACGTCGGGCGAGGTTCGCGTCTGCGGAATCGACGTCTGGCGGGAGCCCGTTGCCGCAAAGCGCCGCATGGCCTACGTGCCGGACAACCCCGACGTCTACGACTTCCTCACCGGCGCTCAGTACCTGGACCTCATCGCCGACGTCTTCGGCGTGGGCACGGAGGAGCGCCGGCGGCGCGCGGGCGAGCTCGCGGGGCGCCTGGAGCTCTCTGATGCGCTCGGCGACCCTGTCTCCGCGTACTCCCACGGCATGCGCCAGAAGCTCGTGCTCGTGGGGGCGCTCCTGCACGACCCGGCGCTCCTCGTGCTCGACGAGCCCTTCGTGGGGCTCGACCCCTCGGCCTCCCACGAGCTCAAGGCCATCCTGCGCGAGCGCGCGGAGGCCGGAGGAGCGGTGTTCTTCTCGTCGCACGTGCTCGAGGTCGTGGAGCGGCTCTGCGACACCGTGGCGGTGATCCGGCGCGGCGAGCTCGTCGCCTCGGGCCCCACCGACGAGGTGCGCGGCTCGGAGTCGCTCGAGGATGTGTTCCTCGAGCTCGTGGACGAGAAGGACGGCGGCGCCCCGTCGTCCCGATAG
- a CDS encoding DUF1648 domain-containing protein, translating into MKSVKTHVIASTVLCALTLAVTLAARGALPEQVPMQWGLTGEASSFWPRDAVVFGVPAACVAINLLVSARLAGRGEGRAAMYYVAPAVALVACAVIVFLGTR; encoded by the coding sequence ATGAAGTCCGTCAAGACCCACGTCATCGCTAGCACCGTCCTGTGCGCGCTCACCCTGGCAGTGACCCTCGCCGCCCGCGGCGCCCTGCCCGAGCAGGTCCCCATGCAATGGGGCCTCACGGGTGAGGCGAGCTCCTTCTGGCCGCGGGACGCTGTGGTGTTCGGCGTTCCCGCCGCCTGCGTCGCGATCAACCTCCTCGTCTCGGCGAGGCTCGCGGGCAGGGGCGAGGGGCGCGCCGCCATGTACTACGTAGCGCCCGCCGTCGCGCTCGTCGCCTGCGCCGTCATCGTATTCCTGGGGACAAGGTGA
- a CDS encoding helix-turn-helix transcriptional regulator — MDVGNQIRERRQRLGLSQEELAQRLYVSRVTISHWETGVRQNGLTGFCPAMIH, encoded by the coding sequence ATGGACGTCGGCAACCAGATCAGGGAGCGCAGGCAACGGCTCGGGCTCTCCCAGGAGGAGCTCGCGCAGAGGCTCTACGTGAGCCGCGTCACGATCTCGCACTGGGAGACCGGCGTCAGGCAAAATGGTCTTACAGGGTTTTGCCCTGCGATGATACATTGA
- a CDS encoding transposase has product MVEKKRRGQRSYTEEFKREAAQRVVASGEPVKVCARKLDVPPTTLDRWVKRFGKALAKPSTAGGGGSDAAALERRVAELEEENAFLGRMVDYLVRKIREPH; this is encoded by the coding sequence ATGGTTGAGAAGAAGAGGCGCGGTCAGCGCAGCTACACTGAGGAGTTCAAGCGCGAGGCCGCGCAGCGGGTCGTCGCATCGGGCGAGCCGGTCAAGGTCTGCGCGCGGAAGCTGGACGTCCCGCCGACGACCCTCGACCGGTGGGTCAAGCGGTTTGGAAAGGCACTGGCCAAACCGTCTACGGCCGGCGGTGGAGGGAGCGACGCCGCCGCGCTCGAACGGCGCGTGGCCGAGCTCGAGGAGGAGAACGCGTTTCTTGGCAGGATGGTCGATTACCTTGTGAGGAAGATCCGAGAGCCCCATTAG